In Paenibacillus segetis, a single genomic region encodes these proteins:
- a CDS encoding methyltransferase domain-containing protein, whose amino-acid sequence MGSSHIWKPTLYDEKLGFVSEYGKGVVELLEPQQGERILDLGCGTGDLSHDIAKSGAYVLGMDYSPHMIEQASSKYPELDFRIGNAEQFTLDQPVNAVFSNAALHWVKNAPNVVTSVWNVLVPGGRFVAEFGGKGNCDTIVKSIYKVLEEYGIDAEERNPWYFPSIGEYSSLLEQQGFRVTYAAHFDRPTLLQDGENGLTHWLSGLAADEFFKDITEADKETMFAKIAHHAQASLFTDGNWYADYKRLRIVAIK is encoded by the coding sequence ATGGGATCAAGTCATATTTGGAAGCCAACATTGTATGACGAGAAGTTAGGCTTTGTTTCGGAGTACGGCAAGGGTGTAGTGGAGCTGCTTGAACCTCAGCAAGGGGAACGAATTCTCGATTTAGGATGTGGAACCGGAGATTTAAGTCATGACATTGCTAAGTCGGGGGCCTATGTTCTGGGGATGGATTATTCGCCGCACATGATTGAACAAGCCAGCAGCAAATATCCTGAACTTGATTTCAGGATAGGTAACGCTGAGCAGTTTACACTGGATCAACCTGTGAATGCTGTCTTCTCGAACGCAGCTTTGCATTGGGTAAAGAATGCTCCAAATGTGGTAACCTCCGTATGGAATGTACTAGTGCCTGGTGGCCGTTTTGTGGCGGAGTTTGGGGGTAAAGGGAACTGTGATACCATCGTCAAATCCATTTACAAGGTGTTAGAAGAGTATGGAATCGATGCGGAAGAACGTAACCCGTGGTATTTTCCAAGCATTGGGGAGTACAGCAGCTTATTGGAACAACAGGGCTTTCGTGTGACCTATGCAGCTCACTTTGATCGCCCTACATTGCTACAAGACGGGGAGAATGGTCTTACCCACTGGCTCTCCGGACTAGCAGCAGATGAATTCTTTAAAGACATCACTGAAGCTGACAAAGAAACTATGTTTGCAAAAATAGCTCACCACGCTCAAGCGTCGCTATTCACAGACGGAAATTGGTACGCAGATTACAAGCGATTAAGGATCGTAGCAATAAAATAA
- a CDS encoding glycoside hydrolase family 65 protein: protein MAKIADKYLKVDPWRIVEEGFDPERNRVSESIFSLGNEYMGVRGYPEEGYGGDTLLGSYFNGLFEESKVNAHYKGIIKSLRFMVNAVDWLYTRITVDGQMFDMANCQFSDFQRVLDFKSGSYNRSLIWHLQNGKKLKISFERFVSMDVSNLGCQRIVFEPLNFSGTVEVRTGLDFSVIHEDQGRSYWEVLQQGQVNGVTGILGQTVNTKNRLFSGFKIDAPAALETTAVEGNRFIGLDVTIPLEQGKPASFDKFVINYAEKDIATDQETLWNKGLDLAKLHLNANYESLASQQVDYWTGVWADSDIKIEGDPENQQGIRFCVFQMYQTYHGDNPGFNIGAKGLTGEAYRGLAFWDTESYCLPFYIFNNPKAAKSLLEFRYKSLPYALQRAKELDCEGAFYPIATIDGTESCDLWQHSNLQLHVGTAVAYGIRHYVNITGDKSFLYEKGLEMLIQISRFYATRGQWGQKTGQFGYYGVMGPDEFQLMVNNNCYINLMAKKMFEYTLDVIATMREEEGTSFNALATRLNLTEEEQSNWRKCAEHMRIPKDEENGIYEEHDGFFDMPHLDIHSIPVTEFPLYSHWSYDRLYRYDMIKQPDVLMFMFLYSGQFSVEEKRANYDYYEPRCIHESSLSPSIHSIIAAETGKPEEAYKFFEFATRLDLDNYNRNTREGLHTTSIAAAWMNIVYGFGGMRSDGDRLVFNPCIPERWDGYSFPISFNGTKLLVEVNKQRAYIRAVSGESVEITVYHRAYHVDHSGVEIALEEVGR from the coding sequence ATGGCGAAAATCGCAGATAAATACTTAAAAGTAGATCCTTGGAGAATTGTTGAAGAGGGATTTGATCCCGAACGTAACCGGGTTTCCGAATCTATTTTCTCGCTGGGCAATGAATATATGGGCGTTAGAGGATATCCCGAAGAGGGATATGGCGGAGATACGTTGTTAGGTAGTTATTTTAACGGATTATTTGAAGAGAGTAAGGTAAATGCACACTATAAAGGAATTATTAAATCCCTTCGATTCATGGTAAATGCTGTGGATTGGTTGTATACACGGATTACGGTAGATGGTCAGATGTTTGATATGGCGAACTGCCAATTCTCGGACTTTCAAAGAGTGCTAGATTTCAAAAGTGGTAGCTATAACCGAAGCTTGATTTGGCATTTACAGAATGGCAAGAAACTGAAAATTTCTTTTGAACGCTTCGTTAGCATGGATGTATCCAATCTAGGATGTCAGCGTATCGTGTTTGAGCCACTGAATTTCTCCGGTACCGTTGAGGTAAGGACTGGACTTGATTTCTCTGTGATCCATGAGGATCAAGGGCGCAGCTATTGGGAGGTTCTACAGCAAGGGCAAGTGAATGGGGTTACGGGAATTCTTGGTCAAACTGTGAATACGAAGAATCGCTTATTCTCCGGATTTAAGATTGATGCACCAGCTGCTCTGGAGACCACTGCTGTAGAAGGCAATCGCTTCATAGGACTGGACGTAACGATACCATTGGAGCAGGGTAAGCCGGCCTCTTTTGATAAATTCGTTATTAACTATGCAGAGAAAGACATCGCAACCGATCAAGAGACACTATGGAATAAAGGACTAGATCTCGCGAAGCTGCATTTGAATGCGAACTACGAATCTTTAGCTAGTCAGCAAGTGGATTATTGGACGGGCGTATGGGCTGATTCTGACATTAAAATTGAGGGCGACCCGGAGAACCAACAAGGGATACGTTTTTGTGTTTTCCAAATGTACCAGACCTATCATGGTGACAACCCAGGCTTCAATATCGGTGCCAAGGGATTAACGGGTGAAGCATATCGAGGACTGGCATTTTGGGATACTGAATCGTATTGTTTGCCATTTTATATTTTTAATAATCCAAAGGCAGCGAAGAGCCTGCTAGAGTTTAGATATAAATCCTTGCCTTATGCGCTACAACGTGCGAAAGAACTAGATTGTGAAGGTGCGTTCTATCCAATCGCAACAATTGATGGGACAGAGAGCTGTGATCTATGGCAGCATTCTAATCTACAACTACATGTGGGTACGGCTGTGGCTTATGGCATTCGTCATTACGTTAATATAACTGGAGACAAGTCTTTTCTATATGAAAAAGGATTGGAAATGCTGATTCAAATTAGCCGATTCTACGCTACTCGGGGTCAATGGGGTCAGAAGACTGGGCAATTTGGGTACTACGGAGTTATGGGGCCTGATGAGTTCCAGCTGATGGTCAACAATAACTGCTACATTAATCTCATGGCGAAAAAAATGTTCGAATATACGTTAGATGTGATTGCTACTATGCGTGAAGAGGAAGGTACATCATTCAACGCATTGGCTACACGTCTGAATTTGACGGAGGAAGAGCAGTCCAATTGGAGGAAATGTGCTGAGCATATGCGGATTCCAAAGGATGAGGAAAACGGTATTTATGAAGAACATGACGGGTTCTTCGACATGCCGCACCTCGATATTCATTCTATTCCTGTTACAGAATTCCCGTTGTATTCTCATTGGTCTTACGATCGGTTATATCGGTATGACATGATAAAACAGCCAGATGTACTCATGTTCATGTTCTTATATAGTGGACAGTTCTCCGTTGAGGAGAAGCGTGCTAACTACGATTATTATGAGCCGAGATGTATTCATGAATCATCGCTTTCCCCTTCAATCCACTCCATTATCGCTGCGGAGACGGGTAAACCAGAAGAAGCTTATAAGTTCTTTGAATTTGCTACTCGGTTGGATCTGGATAACTATAATCGCAATACGCGCGAAGGACTTCATACGACATCGATTGCCGCTGCTTGGATGAACATCGTCTACGGTTTTGGCGGGATGCGTTCAGATGGTGACCGCCTAGTATTTAATCCATGTATTCCTGAACGTTGGGATGGGTATAGTTTCCCTATTTCCTTTAACGGGACGAAATTGTTAGTTGAGGTAAATAAACAACGTGCTTACATTCGGGCGGTATCAGGAGAATCCGTAGAAATCACAGTATATCATCGCGCTTATCATGTGGATCATTCCGGTGTTGAAATAGCCTTGGAAGAGGTGGGACGCTAA
- a CDS encoding glycoside hydrolase family 65 protein, with the protein MNWIVRETGFHKERITTNSNKFMIGNGYMGYRGTMEEFAKSELTATTLAGLYDRVGDKWREPVNAPNGLSTRIYCDGSLLSVLEEEPLEHEQELDMHMGLHRRKTVFNAPGDNRVTLLSERFCSAERLHLIVNKITIECDKDCELRITTGIDGDVWDINGPHLERMVGRVEGKCLVMNAWTHELNQPVSVVEAIDCEFGEQTMITEEKSIYRQIIIQYRAGEQYTLVKYVSVFTGMDEVENTELAAINSSKEALKLGYAQIFLEQAVKWSRKWKLSDVIIEGDEEAGHALRYSMYQLHIIAPDQSEKVSIPARGLSGQVYKGAVFWDTEMFMLPFFLYTQPEVARNLMMYRVHTLGGARRKAAEYGFEGAFYAWESQETGDDACTLFNVNDVFTGRPMRTYFRDKQVHISADVAHGIWQYYTFTGDESILLDGGAEVIWECAKFFYSYAYYNSRKDRYEILDVTGPDEYHERVNNNAFTNMLVKQTLFIMMEVMKHLQDNHPGLYEKILSIGHNGPTLEQISHMYDNLYVPQPDLENKIIPQFDGYFKLEDVSLAELKSRIINKNEYLGGGSGLATTTQILKQADVVLMLHLFKDRFDQETKQANWQFYEPRTEHGSSLSSCIYALVASDIGSPDWAYPYFMRTATIDLTGESKQYVGDLYIGGTHPAANGGAWMAAVLGFAGLQFQGNGVIISPALPEKWTAIESPISVQGQSYRIRVGKEEVQITAADSNTKDMSFTILGQTINVAQGQAITVSYKC; encoded by the coding sequence ATGAACTGGATCGTACGGGAGACAGGGTTCCATAAGGAACGGATTACGACGAATAGCAACAAATTCATGATCGGTAATGGATACATGGGATACCGCGGTACGATGGAGGAATTTGCAAAGTCGGAGCTGACGGCAACGACGTTAGCGGGTTTATACGATAGAGTAGGCGATAAGTGGAGAGAACCAGTAAATGCTCCCAATGGCTTGTCCACTAGAATATATTGTGATGGTAGCTTGCTAAGTGTATTAGAGGAAGAGCCGCTGGAGCATGAGCAGGAATTAGATATGCATATGGGGCTCCATCGTCGTAAAACAGTCTTTAATGCCCCGGGAGATAATCGTGTTACGTTGTTATCTGAGCGATTCTGCAGTGCCGAGCGTCTGCATTTAATCGTAAACAAAATTACGATTGAATGTGATAAAGATTGTGAGCTACGGATTACTACGGGGATTGATGGGGATGTATGGGATATTAACGGCCCTCACTTGGAGCGGATGGTTGGTCGAGTGGAAGGCAAATGCTTGGTAATGAACGCATGGACGCATGAATTGAACCAGCCTGTCTCCGTCGTAGAAGCGATTGACTGTGAATTTGGTGAACAAACCATGATTACGGAAGAGAAATCTATCTATAGACAAATCATAATTCAATATAGAGCTGGTGAGCAGTATACCTTAGTCAAATATGTCTCGGTGTTTACAGGAATGGACGAGGTAGAGAATACAGAGTTAGCGGCTATAAACTCTAGCAAGGAAGCCTTGAAACTCGGATATGCTCAAATCTTTCTAGAACAAGCCGTAAAATGGAGTCGGAAGTGGAAGCTTTCAGATGTCATCATTGAAGGTGATGAAGAAGCTGGGCATGCATTGCGCTATAGTATGTATCAACTTCATATTATCGCTCCAGATCAGTCGGAGAAGGTATCGATTCCGGCTCGGGGTTTATCAGGCCAGGTATACAAGGGTGCCGTATTCTGGGATACAGAAATGTTCATGTTGCCGTTCTTCCTGTATACTCAACCAGAGGTGGCTAGGAATCTTATGATGTATCGGGTTCATACACTGGGTGGAGCACGTAGAAAGGCTGCAGAATATGGCTTTGAGGGTGCATTCTACGCATGGGAGAGTCAGGAGACAGGTGATGATGCCTGCACATTGTTTAATGTTAATGATGTGTTTACAGGACGGCCGATGCGCACCTATTTTCGTGATAAGCAAGTTCACATTAGTGCGGACGTAGCACACGGCATTTGGCAGTATTATACCTTCACTGGCGATGAAAGTATTTTGCTGGATGGCGGAGCAGAAGTGATCTGGGAATGTGCAAAATTCTTTTATTCGTATGCCTACTATAATTCACGTAAAGATCGATATGAAATACTGGATGTGACTGGCCCTGATGAGTACCATGAACGGGTGAACAATAATGCATTTACAAATATGCTGGTGAAACAAACCTTATTCATTATGATGGAAGTGATGAAGCATCTACAGGACAACCATCCAGGTTTATATGAAAAGATCCTATCCATAGGACATAATGGACCTACATTAGAGCAAATCTCTCACATGTACGATAACCTATATGTACCGCAGCCAGATTTGGAGAATAAAATCATTCCGCAGTTTGATGGATATTTTAAACTGGAAGACGTTTCGCTTGCCGAACTAAAATCGAGAATTATTAATAAAAATGAATACTTAGGTGGGGGTAGTGGACTCGCGACGACCACCCAAATATTGAAACAGGCAGATGTCGTCCTGATGTTACACTTATTTAAAGATCGATTTGATCAGGAGACGAAGCAGGCCAATTGGCAATTCTATGAGCCTCGCACAGAACATGGATCTAGTCTAAGCTCATGCATTTACGCGTTGGTTGCATCGGACATTGGTTCACCAGATTGGGCTTATCCATACTTTATGCGAACGGCTACGATCGATCTGACCGGTGAATCGAAGCAATACGTTGGTGATCTCTACATCGGAGGTACGCATCCAGCGGCTAATGGTGGGGCATGGATGGCGGCTGTATTAGGTTTTGCTGGTCTTCAATTCCAGGGGAATGGAGTTATCATTTCCCCAGCGTTACCGGAGAAATGGACAGCGATCGAGTCTCCTATAAGCGTCCAAGGACAAAGTTACAGAATACGTGTAGGTAAAGAGGAAGTCCAGATTACAGCGGCTGACAGCAATACGAAAGATATGTCGTTCACGATCTTAGGCCAAACGATAAACGTAGCACAAGGACAGGCAATAACTGTATCTTACAAGTGTTAG
- the pgmB gene encoding beta-phosphoglucomutase has translation MLNGMKGAIFDLDGVIVDTAKYHFLAWRSLAEKLGFEFTEAHNERLKGVSRVESLRILLEVGGIEATEEERLMMADNKNKEYVNYISQLDPSEILPGAKEYLEILRSQGVKIALGSASKNAEFILSKLNITDLFDAVIDGTKVSKAKPDPEVFLQASTALQLDPSQCVVFEDAEAGVQAGKAAGCQVVGIGSPDILKEADIVVAGLYELLAQ, from the coding sequence ATGCTTAACGGAATGAAGGGTGCCATTTTTGATTTGGACGGGGTAATTGTAGATACGGCAAAATATCACTTTTTAGCCTGGAGATCCTTAGCTGAGAAGCTTGGCTTTGAGTTCACGGAGGCGCATAATGAACGACTAAAAGGGGTTAGCCGGGTAGAATCACTACGGATTCTACTGGAAGTTGGCGGAATCGAGGCTACTGAAGAGGAACGCCTGATGATGGCTGACAATAAGAATAAGGAATATGTGAACTATATATCACAGTTAGACCCTTCCGAGATTCTTCCCGGTGCTAAAGAATACCTAGAGATTCTCAGAAGCCAGGGAGTAAAAATTGCTTTGGGATCAGCAAGCAAAAATGCTGAATTCATATTGTCTAAGCTGAACATTACGGATCTGTTCGATGCTGTCATCGATGGAACTAAAGTATCCAAAGCCAAGCCAGATCCTGAGGTATTTCTACAGGCAAGTACAGCATTGCAATTGGACCCATCACAATGTGTTGTATTTGAAGATGCAGAAGCGGGTGTGCAAGCAGGCAAAGCCGCAGGATGCCAAGTTGTAGGAATTGGTAGCCCTGATATTTTGAAGGAAGCGGATATCGTAGTTGCCGGCTTATATGAACTTCTAGCACAATAG
- a CDS encoding sensor histidine kinase, with the protein MKLGFKNPLNRLNVKQQMILLFLVLVIPMFILNSYGNYKAGQILKRHVTNAYIELNNQNFRLINRDIEAINKVTSTVFQNSLVQGLNPASSEETVFARVKSYEKLEILLGTYSQETDQRQPLYFSLYVYDPENTYFFAPFYPNPKKAGVYFFSSDEKPEWFDEAVSKKGNGYLKLIEHLSPESKGQDNQKTLAYVRAINSIYKNGTIGVLVVSNMDARIGESMQTVSVPEGELYFTDWNNRILTAIAPEHGPFLDLPPEADLGNSMIGVKDIITNDFIYVINYNHVLQQKLIYRVPVQALLAQQNEIKRIIQLITIAYIVVGLLIMLYFWRSLMTPLQKLVYFVRRYEPGNVVPETPYRGRKDEVSVLIFTIYDMARRLNGLIHYKYTMDLKQKESQLQILYQQINPHLLYNTLESIYWKSTMEGNTTSAEMIKELSKLMKISLSRGRELITLEEELEHAGAYIKLQQHRYDYLFHITKNIPDELLSFIIPKITLQPLIENAIIHGVKHMGEDGEIVISATHDEEQIYIQIEDNGYKSVDYEAIDKLLNDEKHNPEFGYGIRNIHQRIRLHFGPEYGLVYARRAEGGTRVTINLPKSVQTYE; encoded by the coding sequence TTGAAGTTAGGTTTCAAGAATCCACTGAATAGATTAAACGTAAAGCAACAGATGATTCTTTTATTTCTCGTACTAGTCATTCCTATGTTCATATTAAACTCTTATGGCAATTACAAAGCTGGACAGATTTTGAAGCGACATGTAACCAATGCCTATATTGAATTGAACAATCAAAATTTCAGATTGATTAATCGGGATATTGAAGCAATTAATAAGGTGACATCGACGGTGTTCCAGAATTCGTTAGTACAGGGGTTAAATCCCGCTTCTTCGGAAGAGACAGTCTTTGCGCGGGTCAAAAGCTATGAAAAGCTAGAGATTCTGCTGGGTACATATTCTCAGGAAACGGATCAGCGCCAACCGCTTTATTTTTCTCTCTATGTGTACGATCCGGAGAATACTTATTTCTTTGCTCCATTCTATCCAAACCCTAAGAAAGCGGGAGTGTATTTTTTCTCAAGTGATGAGAAGCCGGAATGGTTTGACGAAGCGGTATCTAAAAAAGGAAACGGTTACTTAAAACTGATCGAACATCTGTCCCCGGAATCCAAAGGTCAGGACAACCAGAAGACGCTGGCCTACGTCAGAGCGATCAATAGCATATATAAAAATGGAACGATAGGGGTTCTTGTCGTTTCGAATATGGATGCTCGCATTGGTGAATCGATGCAAACCGTATCTGTTCCGGAAGGCGAACTATATTTTACAGATTGGAATAACCGAATTCTTACAGCTATAGCACCAGAACATGGCCCTTTTCTAGATCTGCCGCCAGAGGCTGATCTCGGAAACTCGATGATCGGAGTAAAGGATATCATCACGAATGACTTTATTTATGTCATTAATTATAATCATGTTCTTCAGCAGAAATTGATCTATAGAGTGCCGGTTCAAGCCCTCCTTGCGCAGCAGAATGAAATTAAACGAATCATACAGCTGATAACGATTGCTTATATTGTGGTAGGACTTCTGATTATGCTGTATTTTTGGAGGTCTTTGATGACCCCGTTACAAAAGTTAGTGTATTTCGTCAGAAGGTATGAACCCGGCAATGTAGTACCTGAGACTCCTTATCGGGGGAGAAAAGACGAAGTCAGTGTCCTGATCTTCACGATATACGATATGGCAAGGCGTTTGAATGGATTGATTCATTATAAATACACGATGGATCTGAAACAGAAAGAGTCCCAACTACAGATTTTGTATCAGCAAATTAATCCACATTTACTATACAATACGCTGGAAAGTATTTATTGGAAGAGCACGATGGAGGGGAACACCACCTCTGCCGAAATGATCAAGGAATTGTCTAAATTGATGAAAATTAGTCTTAGTCGTGGAAGAGAGTTAATCACGTTAGAGGAAGAATTGGAACATGCCGGGGCATATATCAAATTACAGCAACACAGGTACGATTACTTATTCCACATTACCAAGAACATACCTGATGAACTACTTTCTTTTATTATTCCTAAGATTACACTACAGCCATTAATTGAAAATGCCATAATTCACGGGGTGAAACATATGGGAGAGGACGGTGAAATTGTCATTAGTGCAACTCATGATGAAGAACAGATCTATATTCAGATTGAAGACAACGGATACAAGTCGGTGGATTATGAAGCCATCGATAAACTACTGAACGATGAGAAGCACAATCCGGAGTTTGGATATGGAATTAGAAATATTCATCAACGGATCCGGCTTCATTTTGGCCCAGAATATGGTCTTGTTTATGCTAGGCGAGCAGAAGGCGGGACCAGGGTAACCATTAATCTTCCTAAATCCGTTCAAACATACGAATAA